In Xanthomonas sacchari, a genomic segment contains:
- a CDS encoding HpcH/HpaI aldolase family protein, translating to MASKIGLLNSLPSALLCEMFGHVGYDFAVLDLEHVLRSPAELEHAIRACELGGCEAWVRVPEVDAKLIGRVLDAGARGVVLPGLDSAEQAERAVAAAHFPPHGRRGITGGRVTGFGSVGLADYIAHSRERLRVIPMIESVAGVRALPQILQVPGVSLVMEGALDLALDLGVGPQPTHPQVWEHLLAIAAACRAAGVPFCPNPRDAAQRAHWLAQADLQWLFAGEDRALLQAALRQRAADLRSP from the coding sequence ATGGCCAGCAAGATCGGGTTGCTCAACTCCTTACCCAGTGCCCTGCTGTGCGAGATGTTCGGCCATGTCGGCTACGACTTCGCGGTGCTGGATCTGGAACACGTGCTGCGCTCGCCAGCCGAGCTGGAACATGCCATCCGCGCCTGCGAGCTGGGCGGCTGCGAAGCCTGGGTGCGGGTGCCCGAGGTCGACGCCAAGCTGATCGGCCGGGTGCTCGACGCCGGCGCCCGCGGCGTGGTCCTGCCCGGACTGGACAGCGCCGAGCAGGCCGAGCGTGCGGTCGCCGCGGCGCACTTCCCGCCGCACGGCCGCCGCGGCATCACCGGCGGCCGCGTCACCGGCTTCGGTAGCGTGGGCCTGGCCGACTACATCGCCCATAGCCGCGAACGCCTGCGCGTGATCCCGATGATCGAGAGCGTCGCCGGCGTGCGCGCCCTGCCGCAGATCCTGCAGGTGCCCGGTGTGTCGCTGGTGATGGAAGGCGCGCTGGACCTGGCGCTGGACCTGGGCGTCGGCCCGCAGCCCACCCATCCGCAGGTCTGGGAACACCTGCTGGCGATCGCCGCGGCCTGCCGTGCCGCCGGCGTGCCGTTCTGCCCCAATCCCCGCGACGCCGCGCAGCGCGCGCATTGGCTGGCACAGGCGGACCTGCAGTGGCTGTTCGCCGGCGAAGACCGCGCGCTGCTGCAGGCCGCGTTGCGCCAGCGCGCGGCCGACCTGCGCAGTCCCTGA
- the ybaL gene encoding YbaL family putative K(+) efflux transporter, producing the protein MHHDTSLIDIIAVGLALAFLFGTLAHRLKLSPLVGYLVAGICVGPFTPGFVADQALANQLSELGVMLLMFGVGLHFSLEDLMEVKWIAIPGALAQIAVATLLGWGLAWSMGWPTLHGLVFGLALSVASTVVLLRAMEERRLLETLRGRIAVGWLIVEDLVMVLALVLLPALADALGGKGADTGAILGALGVTLLKMAAFVAVMLVVGRRAIPWALEKVAATGSRELFTLSVLAIALGVAFGSATLFGVSFALGAFFAGMLLKESELSHKAASDSLPLRDAFAVLFFVSVGMLFDPHILLEHPWQVLATFLTITVGKSLAAFVIVRAFGHPTGIALTISTSLAQIGEFSFILAGLGVSLAILPETGRDLILAGALLSIIANPLLFSWLDRWQARQAVEAPVTVEPELPPGPSLDLADHAIVIGYGRVGSALAAVLRERGVPVLVIDDNRDHVERAHADGIPGIRGSAAADRVLAEAHPEKAKIAILAIPQPLEAGEALAKLRALNPALTLLARAHSDAEVKHLLDHGADGTVMAERELAYSLAEMVMATPPYRGLRAAAR; encoded by the coding sequence ATGCATCACGACACCAGTCTCATCGACATCATCGCGGTCGGGCTCGCGCTCGCCTTCCTCTTCGGTACGCTCGCCCACCGTCTCAAGCTCTCGCCGCTGGTCGGCTACCTGGTGGCCGGCATCTGCGTGGGACCGTTCACGCCGGGCTTCGTCGCCGACCAGGCGCTGGCCAACCAGTTGTCGGAACTGGGCGTGATGCTGCTGATGTTCGGGGTGGGGCTGCACTTTTCGCTCGAAGACCTGATGGAAGTGAAGTGGATCGCGATCCCCGGCGCGCTGGCGCAGATCGCGGTCGCCACCCTGCTCGGCTGGGGCCTGGCCTGGAGCATGGGCTGGCCGACCCTGCACGGCCTGGTGTTCGGCCTGGCGCTGTCGGTGGCCAGTACCGTGGTGCTGCTGCGGGCGATGGAGGAACGGCGCCTGCTGGAAACCCTGCGCGGGCGCATCGCGGTCGGCTGGCTGATCGTGGAGGACCTGGTGATGGTGCTGGCGCTGGTGCTGCTGCCGGCGCTGGCCGACGCGCTCGGCGGCAAGGGCGCCGACACCGGTGCGATCCTCGGCGCGCTCGGCGTCACCCTGCTGAAGATGGCGGCGTTCGTGGCGGTCATGCTGGTGGTCGGCCGCCGCGCCATCCCGTGGGCGCTGGAGAAGGTCGCCGCGACCGGCTCGCGCGAGCTGTTCACCCTGTCGGTGCTGGCGATCGCGCTGGGCGTGGCGTTCGGCTCGGCGACCCTGTTCGGTGTGTCGTTCGCACTGGGCGCGTTCTTCGCCGGCATGCTGCTGAAGGAATCCGAACTCAGCCACAAGGCCGCCAGCGACTCGCTGCCGCTGCGCGACGCCTTCGCGGTGCTGTTCTTCGTCTCGGTGGGCATGCTGTTCGACCCGCACATCCTGCTCGAGCATCCCTGGCAGGTGCTGGCCACGTTCCTGACCATCACCGTCGGCAAGTCGCTGGCCGCTTTCGTGATCGTACGGGCGTTCGGCCATCCCACTGGCATCGCCCTGACCATCTCCACCAGCCTGGCGCAGATCGGCGAGTTCTCCTTCATCCTCGCCGGCCTGGGCGTGAGCCTGGCGATCCTGCCCGAGACCGGCCGCGACCTGATCCTCGCCGGCGCACTGCTGTCGATCATCGCCAACCCGCTGCTGTTCTCCTGGCTGGACCGCTGGCAGGCGCGCCAGGCCGTGGAAGCGCCGGTGACGGTGGAACCGGAACTGCCGCCGGGCCCATCGCTGGACCTGGCCGACCACGCCATCGTGATCGGCTACGGCCGGGTCGGCAGCGCGCTGGCGGCGGTGCTGCGCGAGCGCGGCGTGCCGGTGCTGGTGATCGACGACAACCGCGACCATGTCGAACGCGCCCACGCCGACGGCATCCCCGGCATCCGCGGCAGCGCCGCCGCCGACCGCGTGCTGGCCGAGGCGCATCCGGAGAAGGCCAAGATCGCGATCCTGGCGATCCCGCAGCCGCTGGAGGCCGGCGAGGCGCTGGCCAAGCTGCGTGCGCTGAACCCGGCGCTGACCCTGCTGGCGCGCGCGCACAGCGATGCCGAGGTCAAGCACCTGCTCGACCACGGCGCCGACGGCACGGTGATGGCCGAGCGCGAGCTGGCGTATTCGCTGGCGGAGATGGTGATGGCGACGCCGCCGTACCGGGGGCTGCGCGCCGCCGCACGCTGA
- a CDS encoding MASE1 domain-containing protein, whose protein sequence is MARLKTFASGILLSAVYCAAYLAVWHCSLDQWFLPIGLRTAALLFLPYRLWPYVFLGDAAALLSMRVPMIDEGGADPLWAYGSSLLLMPAFSLLPWAVRRGLPDFRAEPSWLPLICLCAALWAVLVNKGANWLLDGPAAYINLENTLKFWIGFYLGIVMFVFPALLWVRRAEGDASTRKTVLHSAGVAALLMGVMFGVAMQAEGVLRQFILVLMITPAVWLTFKHAWRGAAIGVVMANFAVAMSLPKTNYAGAYDADTLQVQLLIAFAVTALASLGARLSVAFDQAQRFGFAEREALQVAQASYMSAERTLRNRVVEYTDIHVHINKLRRDIATTLKEHGHYAAAMEMNRTGVIQAQLLDDYVAALYPLDIETHGLYGALNSIAFANACDTEVEARLHGDSRRLSIGLQLAAYRCVLNAMEILPNAGRHMIAARVWSARGKRGVVVTVEADAAMPGGGRKRHGADEIDWELASRLKAHDGTCRRRHERKISFLISEPLEKTVTS, encoded by the coding sequence ATGGCTAGACTGAAGACTTTCGCGAGCGGAATCCTCCTGAGTGCGGTGTACTGCGCGGCCTACCTGGCCGTGTGGCACTGCTCTCTGGATCAATGGTTCCTGCCGATCGGACTGCGTACCGCAGCGCTGCTGTTTCTCCCCTATCGGCTCTGGCCCTACGTTTTCTTGGGAGATGCGGCGGCGCTGTTGAGCATGCGCGTGCCGATGATCGATGAGGGCGGAGCGGATCCGCTCTGGGCATACGGCAGTTCGCTCCTGTTGATGCCGGCGTTCTCGTTGCTGCCCTGGGCGGTCCGGCGCGGTCTTCCTGATTTCCGGGCCGAGCCGAGCTGGCTGCCCCTGATCTGCCTCTGTGCGGCGTTGTGGGCGGTGCTGGTCAACAAGGGCGCCAACTGGTTGTTGGATGGGCCTGCCGCCTACATCAATCTGGAAAACACGCTGAAGTTCTGGATAGGTTTCTATCTGGGTATCGTCATGTTCGTCTTTCCCGCACTGCTGTGGGTCAGGCGAGCAGAGGGGGATGCAAGTACCCGAAAGACGGTTCTGCACAGCGCAGGCGTCGCCGCGTTGCTCATGGGCGTCATGTTTGGGGTCGCGATGCAGGCCGAGGGCGTCCTGCGCCAGTTCATTCTGGTTCTGATGATTACGCCGGCCGTCTGGTTGACGTTCAAGCATGCCTGGCGGGGCGCTGCGATCGGTGTGGTCATGGCCAACTTCGCGGTGGCCATGTCCCTGCCAAAGACCAACTACGCCGGTGCCTACGATGCAGATACGTTGCAGGTGCAGTTGTTGATCGCCTTTGCGGTGACTGCGCTAGCGTCCCTTGGCGCCAGGTTGTCTGTGGCCTTCGACCAGGCGCAACGCTTCGGCTTCGCCGAAAGGGAGGCGCTGCAGGTGGCCCAGGCCAGCTACATGTCGGCCGAGCGGACCCTGCGCAATCGTGTGGTCGAGTACACCGACATCCACGTGCACATCAACAAGTTGCGCCGCGACATCGCCACCACGCTGAAGGAGCACGGCCACTACGCCGCGGCGATGGAAATGAACCGCACCGGGGTGATCCAGGCGCAGTTGCTGGACGACTACGTCGCCGCGTTGTATCCGCTGGATATCGAAACCCATGGCCTGTACGGCGCGCTGAACTCCATCGCCTTCGCCAATGCCTGCGATACCGAGGTCGAGGCGCGTCTGCACGGCGATTCGCGGCGGCTGTCGATCGGACTGCAACTGGCGGCGTACCGCTGCGTGCTCAATGCCATGGAGATCCTGCCCAATGCGGGCCGGCACATGATCGCGGCGCGGGTCTGGTCGGCGCGCGGCAAGCGCGGCGTGGTGGTGACGGTGGAAGCCGACGCGGCGATGCCGGGCGGCGGCCGCAAGCGTCACGGCGCCGATGAGATCGACTGGGAGCTGGCCAGTCGGTTGAAGGCCCATGACGGCACCTGCCGGCGCCGTCATGAGCGAAAGATCAGTTTCCTGATCTCCGAGCCACTGGAAAAGACCGTTACTTCTTGA
- a CDS encoding TonB-dependent receptor plug domain-containing protein yields MTRTLTPLAHAVALCLATSAVSVHAQNTGNAQTLDTLIVTGTRVADRTVAESASPIDIISPETLQSTGTTELATALSRAVPSLNFPRPAITDGSDAVRPAQLRGLSPDQVLVLVNGKRYHTTALVNLNGAQGRGSSPADLNTIPIAAVERIEVLRDGASAQYGSDAIAGVINIVLKGSGKGGSLAGRYGKYSAGDGEQYQLSGDAGLTFAETGSVHFAAQAGHQDQTDRATPYQGQVQQRYGDPDVDQGAFSYNGQYSPADYITFYSYAMLSRREVLSNGYFRWSGDNRNRPEIYPNGFLPQIYNVSKDVSWVGGVKSSTAGGLAIDLSYNYGRNDLSFDVRHSLNNSLGLASPTEFYAGALQVTQNVLNADFSKSLEVGLAYPLTLAFGAEWRGEKFNESPGEPASYVNGGIPSANGTLLPGAQVFAGFKPSDSGHYDRNSYSAYLDLEGDITDKFSAGLAGRYENYSDFGDTATGKLSLRYAFSPKVALRATASTGFRAPSLQQQYFQSVATNFINVAQPDGSIAATPFEIGTFRTDNPAAIALGAEPLKAEKSKNYGLGLVLQPVDALYITLDAYRIDIDDRIVLSENLTSAAVRNYLQGNGYAGIGGGRYFTNAIDTKTQGVDAIGTYKLALPASSLDLTAGYNYNKTDIEKIAGNPAVLEAIDPTAVRIGRAEIGRITRGSPRDKFFLSSVWSPGAWAFTATATRWGEFTDFGTTPAADQTYAAKWTLDLSAAYTLGRWRVTVGGDNVLNEYPDRSRAGAGTRTYLPYSTSSPFGFNGAFAYANVNYSW; encoded by the coding sequence ATGACGCGCACGCTCACCCCGCTCGCCCACGCCGTCGCCCTGTGCCTGGCGACGTCCGCCGTTTCCGTCCACGCGCAGAACACCGGCAATGCGCAAACGCTGGATACCCTCATCGTCACCGGCACCCGCGTGGCCGACCGCACCGTGGCCGAATCGGCGTCGCCGATCGACATCATCTCGCCGGAAACGCTGCAGTCCACCGGCACCACCGAACTGGCCACCGCGCTGTCGCGCGCGGTGCCCTCGCTGAACTTCCCGCGCCCGGCCATCACCGACGGCTCCGATGCCGTCCGTCCGGCACAGCTGCGCGGGCTCTCGCCGGACCAGGTGCTGGTCCTGGTCAACGGCAAGCGCTACCACACCACCGCCCTGGTCAACCTCAACGGCGCACAGGGCCGCGGCTCGTCGCCGGCCGATCTCAACACCATTCCGATCGCCGCGGTCGAACGCATCGAAGTGCTGCGCGACGGCGCCTCGGCGCAATACGGCTCCGACGCCATCGCCGGCGTCATCAACATCGTGCTCAAGGGCAGCGGCAAGGGCGGCAGCCTGGCCGGGCGCTACGGCAAGTACAGCGCCGGCGACGGCGAGCAGTACCAGCTCTCCGGCGATGCCGGCCTCACCTTCGCCGAGACCGGCAGCGTGCACTTCGCCGCGCAGGCCGGGCACCAGGACCAGACCGACCGCGCCACGCCCTACCAGGGCCAGGTGCAGCAGCGCTACGGCGACCCCGACGTGGACCAGGGCGCGTTCTCCTACAACGGCCAGTACAGCCCGGCCGACTACATCACCTTCTATTCCTACGCGATGCTCAGCCGCCGCGAGGTGCTGTCCAACGGCTACTTCCGCTGGTCCGGCGACAACCGCAACCGCCCGGAGATCTACCCCAACGGCTTCCTGCCGCAGATCTACAACGTCAGCAAGGACGTGTCCTGGGTCGGCGGGGTTAAGTCCAGCACCGCCGGCGGCCTGGCCATCGACCTCAGCTACAACTACGGCCGCAACGACCTGAGCTTCGACGTGCGCCACAGCCTCAACAACAGCCTGGGCCTGGCCAGCCCCACCGAGTTCTACGCCGGTGCGCTGCAGGTCACCCAGAACGTGCTCAACGCCGACTTCAGCAAATCGCTGGAGGTCGGCCTGGCCTACCCGCTCACCCTGGCCTTCGGCGCCGAATGGCGCGGCGAGAAGTTCAACGAGTCGCCGGGCGAGCCGGCGTCCTACGTCAACGGCGGCATCCCTTCGGCCAACGGCACCCTGCTGCCGGGCGCGCAGGTGTTCGCCGGCTTCAAGCCCAGCGACTCCGGCCATTACGACCGCAACAGCTATTCGGCCTATCTGGACCTGGAAGGCGACATCACCGACAAGTTCTCCGCCGGCCTGGCCGGGCGCTACGAGAACTACAGCGATTTCGGCGACACCGCCACCGGCAAGCTCTCGCTGCGCTACGCCTTCAGCCCCAAGGTCGCGCTGCGCGCCACCGCCTCCACCGGCTTCCGCGCGCCGTCGCTGCAGCAGCAGTATTTCCAGTCGGTCGCCACCAACTTCATCAACGTCGCCCAGCCCGACGGCAGCATCGCCGCCACGCCGTTCGAGATCGGCACCTTCCGCACCGACAACCCGGCGGCGATCGCGCTCGGCGCCGAACCGCTGAAGGCGGAGAAGTCCAAGAACTACGGCCTGGGCCTGGTGCTGCAGCCGGTGGACGCGCTCTACATCACCCTCGACGCCTACCGCATCGACATCGACGACCGCATCGTGCTCTCGGAGAACCTCACCTCCGCCGCCGTGCGCAACTACCTGCAGGGCAACGGCTACGCCGGCATCGGCGGCGGCCGCTACTTCACCAACGCCATCGACACCAAGACCCAGGGCGTGGACGCGATCGGCACCTACAAGCTGGCGCTGCCCGCCAGCAGCCTCGATCTGACCGCCGGCTACAACTACAACAAGACCGACATCGAGAAGATCGCCGGCAACCCGGCGGTGCTGGAAGCGATCGACCCGACCGCGGTGCGCATCGGCCGTGCCGAGATCGGCCGCATCACTCGCGGCTCGCCGCGCGACAAGTTCTTCCTGAGCAGCGTGTGGTCGCCGGGCGCCTGGGCCTTCACCGCCACCGCCACGCGCTGGGGCGAGTTCACCGACTTCGGCACCACGCCCGCCGCCGACCAGACCTATGCGGCCAAGTGGACGCTGGATCTGTCGGCCGCCTACACCCTGGGCCGCTGGCGCGTCACCGTCGGCGGCGACAACGTGCTGAACGAGTATCCGGACCGCTCGCGCGCCGGTGCCGGCACCCGCACCTATCTGCCGTACAGCACGTCCTCGCCGTTCGGCTTCAACGGCGCATTCGCCTACGCCAACGTCAACTACAGCTGGTGA
- a CDS encoding TonB-dependent receptor plug domain-containing protein: protein MNRPLSLLASAVLAVLAAPSAFAQTTDAPTAPSTLDTVIVTGTRVSDRTVAESQSPIDIITPEALQATGTSELATALSRALPSLNFPRPALTDGTSGIRPAQLRGLSPDQVLVLVNGKRRHTSALVNVNGTIGRGASAVDLNAIPIAAIERVEVLRDGASAQYGSDAIAGVVNIVLKGAGEGGSLAVDHGQYSAGDGAKSQLSGDAGVGFGDGRGSLHVAGQISQQDATNRAGPYQGTAPNTGNYPSIGQTTFVYGDPKVDATAVSANGEFRFSDNLTGYATAIASNRDITSFAFYRSRNHSGQTALLAQVYPDGYVPQIEQYSKDRSLVAGLKGSTAGGFAWDISYNYGYNKVDFHTANSINYSLGLDSPRRFYDGALEYTQNAVNADFTQPLEWGLAYPVTLSFGAEYRQEKWNQSPGEPASYTGTTGGAQGFAGFAPLNAVHSERHNYAVYAGLEADLTDKFSAGLTGRYEDYSDFGSKTSGKLSARYAFTDKVALRGTVASGFRAPSLAQQQYQAVTSSYINGSFFESGTFPVNSAVAQALGAAPLKAETSLSYSLGLVLQPVERLYLTVDAYQIKIDDRILLSSNLNDAAVLGKLRQLGYSNVTSVRYFSNAADTRTRGVDVVGTYSIPFAASTLDLTASYGYSKTDITHAVTQPQALAAIGSTQTTLGRDEIGRLEDSYPKDKLILSGTWKLPKWDLSLAATRYGEFTVRNSATAARDQTYGADWVVDASASFKPSTNWTLTLGADNVFDQYPDKTANLINSTYGMLPYSNYSPYGFNGAYVYGRINYRW from the coding sequence ATGAACCGTCCGTTGTCGCTTCTGGCGAGCGCCGTGCTCGCCGTCCTTGCCGCCCCCTCCGCCTTCGCCCAGACCACTGACGCCCCCACCGCGCCCAGCACGCTGGACACGGTGATCGTCACCGGCACCCGGGTCAGCGACCGCACCGTGGCCGAGTCGCAGTCGCCGATCGACATCATCACCCCCGAGGCGCTGCAGGCCACCGGCACCTCCGAGCTGGCCACCGCGCTGTCGCGGGCACTGCCCTCGCTGAACTTCCCGCGCCCGGCGCTGACCGACGGCACCAGCGGCATCCGCCCGGCGCAGCTGCGCGGGCTCTCGCCCGACCAGGTCCTGGTGCTGGTCAACGGCAAGCGCCGCCATACCTCGGCGCTGGTCAACGTCAACGGCACCATCGGCCGCGGCGCCTCGGCGGTGGATCTGAACGCGATCCCGATCGCGGCGATCGAGCGGGTGGAAGTGCTGCGCGACGGCGCCTCGGCGCAGTACGGCTCCGACGCCATCGCCGGCGTGGTCAACATCGTGCTCAAGGGTGCCGGCGAAGGCGGCAGCCTGGCGGTCGACCACGGCCAGTACTCGGCCGGCGACGGTGCCAAGTCGCAGCTCTCCGGCGACGCCGGGGTCGGCTTCGGCGACGGCCGCGGCAGCCTGCACGTGGCCGGGCAGATCAGCCAGCAGGACGCCACCAACCGCGCCGGCCCCTACCAGGGCACCGCGCCGAACACCGGCAACTACCCGAGCATCGGCCAGACCACCTTCGTCTATGGCGATCCCAAGGTCGATGCCACCGCGGTCTCGGCCAACGGCGAGTTCCGCTTCAGCGACAACCTCACCGGTTACGCCACCGCGATCGCCAGCAACCGCGACATCACCTCGTTCGCGTTCTACCGCTCGCGCAACCACAGTGGGCAGACCGCGCTGCTGGCGCAGGTCTACCCCGACGGCTACGTGCCGCAGATCGAGCAGTACTCCAAGGACCGCTCGCTGGTCGCCGGCCTGAAGGGCAGCACCGCCGGCGGCTTCGCCTGGGACATCAGCTACAACTACGGCTACAACAAGGTCGACTTCCACACCGCCAACAGCATCAACTACAGCCTCGGCCTCGACAGCCCGCGGCGCTTCTACGATGGCGCGCTGGAGTACACCCAGAATGCGGTCAACGCCGACTTCACCCAGCCGCTGGAGTGGGGCCTGGCGTATCCGGTGACGCTGTCCTTCGGCGCCGAGTACCGCCAGGAGAAGTGGAACCAGTCGCCGGGCGAGCCGGCTTCGTACACCGGCACCACCGGCGGCGCGCAGGGCTTCGCCGGCTTCGCCCCGCTCAACGCGGTGCATTCGGAACGCCACAACTACGCGGTCTACGCCGGCCTGGAAGCCGACCTCACCGACAAGTTCTCCGCCGGCCTCACCGGCCGCTACGAGGACTATTCGGATTTCGGCAGCAAGACCTCCGGCAAGCTGTCGGCCCGGTACGCCTTCACCGACAAGGTGGCGCTGCGCGGTACCGTCGCCAGCGGCTTCCGTGCGCCGTCGCTGGCGCAGCAGCAGTACCAGGCGGTCACCAGCAGCTACATCAACGGCAGCTTCTTCGAATCCGGCACCTTCCCGGTGAACAGCGCCGTGGCCCAGGCGCTGGGCGCCGCACCGCTGAAGGCCGAGACCTCGCTGTCCTACAGCCTGGGCCTGGTGCTGCAGCCGGTCGAGCGCCTGTATCTGACCGTGGACGCGTACCAGATCAAGATCGACGACCGCATCCTGCTGTCGTCCAACCTCAACGACGCGGCGGTGCTGGGCAAGCTGCGCCAGCTCGGCTACAGCAATGTCACCAGCGTGCGCTACTTCAGCAACGCCGCCGACACCCGCACCCGCGGCGTCGACGTGGTCGGCACCTACAGCATCCCGTTCGCGGCCAGCACGCTGGATCTCACCGCCAGCTACGGCTACAGCAAGACCGACATCACCCATGCGGTGACCCAGCCGCAGGCGCTGGCCGCCATCGGCTCGACCCAGACCACGCTGGGACGCGACGAGATCGGCCGCCTGGAGGACAGCTACCCGAAGGACAAGCTGATCCTCAGCGGCACCTGGAAGCTGCCCAAGTGGGACCTGAGCCTGGCCGCGACCCGCTACGGCGAGTTCACCGTGCGCAACTCGGCCACCGCCGCACGCGACCAGACCTACGGCGCGGACTGGGTGGTCGATGCCTCGGCCAGCTTCAAGCCCAGCACCAACTGGACGCTGACGCTGGGCGCGGACAATGTGTTCGACCAGTACCCGGACAAGACCGCCAACCTGATCAACTCGACCTACGGCATGCTGCCCTACAGCAACTACTCGCCGTACGGCTTCAACGGTGCCTACGTGTACGGGCGGATCAATTACCGCTGGTGA